From the Pomacea canaliculata isolate SZHN2017 linkage group LG4, ASM307304v1, whole genome shotgun sequence genome, one window contains:
- the LOC112563347 gene encoding autism susceptibility gene 2 protein homolog isoform X2 — MLLPFRDREKPAAVPAPSVLPQPKKQGRWCAVHVRVAWEIYHHQQKQQQEAATGPGPATKPADKPGDPLRGDPLRGDPLRGDPLKGDPLRHSNHLLPGAALPRPPDLQAAGPAALLASSHSRALEALPHHSTSFFSPGPLGLPPFPRPAPCPPSMIGLGFGGLGGLLGRDLPNPALTSPHEWNRLHRTPPSFPVWPKPDLEREKEKEREAEREREREREQERERDLRREEEREREQRLASQRLEERTRYKDSDLSQPSARPRSRSPLRNGRLDSSKSDLTGGVDRRLDEKVVSAVKVKEERREEELLQAERDKMMQNSYLGLAGHHLPPHSVGPPLGFTLLDRTRMVPPPHTYLPGLDPRPAMSSPAMWNPFDKTSQEINHRLELERERERERMAIMSRLSGATSITLMEQERLKEQMFREHQERELELRRQYLERLQPYERERLSYEQKMRSMEAVFASAAYSPFARTISPMFNHHAAHHLPTGSKSNSPASLAPGIPPPLIPSASATVVHPPAPTGVPPRSHDSSPTSSKSKGYSPADSTSDLKDKRDSCSTDPDAHSR, encoded by the exons ATGTTGCTTCCTTTTCGTGACCGAGAAAAGCCTGCAGCTGTTCCAGCTCCATCTGTTCTTCCACAGCCCAAG AAACAGGGCAGGTGGTGTGCTGTGCATGTGCGGGTGGCCTGGGAGatctaccaccaccagcaaaaGCAACAGCAGGAGGCTGCCACTGGACCTGGGCCTGCCACCAAGCCAGCTGATAAGCCAGGTGATCCTCTGAGAGGGGACCCATTGAGGGGCGACCCTTTGAGAGGAGACCCGCTCAAGGGGGATCCTCTCCGCCACAGTAACCATCTTCTGCCTGGTGCAGCACTGCCACGCCCTCCGGACCTTCAGGCAGCTGGCCCCGCTGCTCTGCTTG CATCCAGTCACAGTCGAGCCCTTGAGGCACTTCCTCACCACAGTACCTCCTTCTTCTCACCAGGTCCTTTAG GTCTGCCACCTTTTCCTCGACCTGCACCCTGCCCACCATCCATGATCGGACTTGGATTCGGTGGACTAG GAGGCTTGTTGGGTCGTGACCTTCCAAATCCAGCCTTGACCTCACCTCACGAGTGGAATAGGTTACATCGCACTCCACCTTCCTTCCCTGTATGGCCAAAGCCAGACTTGGAgcgggagaaagagaaagaaagagaagctgagCGAGAGCGTGAGAGAGAACGAGAACAAGAGCGAGAACGAGATCTCCgcagagaggaagaaagagaaag AGAGCAGAGGTTAGCCAGTCAGAGGCTGGAAGAGCGAACTCGGTACAAAGACTCTGATTTATCGCAGCCATCAGCACGACCAAGATCACGATCACCTTTACGTAACGGTCGTCTAGACTCCAGCAAATCGGACCTTACTGGTGGAGTGGATCGTCGTCTTGATGAGAAAGTTGTATCAGCGGTGAaggtgaaagaagaaagaagagaggaagaactgTTGCAGGCAGAGCGTGACAAGATGATGCAAAACTCATATCTTGGCCTTGCTGGCCACCATCTCCCACCGCACTCAGTGGGGCCTCCACTTGGATTTACTCTTCTAGATCGTACACGCATGGTTCCGCCTCCACATACCTACCTGCCAGGGCTTGATCCTCGACCAGCCATGTCATCTCCTGCCATGTGGAATCCATTTGACAAGACGTCACAAGAGATCAACCACAGACTGGAGCtggagagagaacgagagagggagagaatggcCATCATGTCCCGGTTGTCTGGTGCCACCTCTATTACACTTATGGAGCAGGAGCGACTGAAAGAGCAGATGTTCCGCGAGCATCAGGAGCGAGAGCTGGAGCTTCGCAGGCAATATCTGGAACGCCTGCAGCCATATGAACGCGAACGCCTGTCATACGAGCAGAAGATGCGCTCCATGGAGGCTGTTTTTGCTTCGGCCGCCTACAGTCCATTTGCACGCACGATCTCGCCAATGTTCAACCATCATGCCGCCCATCACCTGCCCACCGGCAGCAAGAGCAATTCACCTGCTTCTCTTGCCCCGGGGATTCCCCCCCCTTTGATACCTTCTGCCAGTGCCACGGTTGTGCATCCACCTGCTCCCACTGGGGTGCCCCCTCGAAGCCATGACAGTTCACCCACCTCTAGCAAGTCCAAGGGCTACAGCCCTGCTGACAGTACCAGTGATCTCAAGGACAAGCGAGATTCGTGTTCCACAGACCCGGATGCACATTCACGGTAG
- the LOC112563347 gene encoding RNA-binding protein 25-like isoform X1 gives MLLPFRDREKPAAVPAPSVLPQPKKQGRWCAVHVRVAWEIYHHQQKQQQEAATGPGPATKPADKPGDPLRGDPLRGDPLRGDPLKGDPLRHSNHLLPGAALPRPPDLQAAGPAALLASSHSRALEALPHHSTSFFSPGPLGLPPFPRPAPCPPSMIGLGFGGLGKGGLLGRDLPNPALTSPHEWNRLHRTPPSFPVWPKPDLEREKEKEREAEREREREREQERERDLRREEEREREQRLASQRLEERTRYKDSDLSQPSARPRSRSPLRNGRLDSSKSDLTGGVDRRLDEKVVSAVKVKEERREEELLQAERDKMMQNSYLGLAGHHLPPHSVGPPLGFTLLDRTRMVPPPHTYLPGLDPRPAMSSPAMWNPFDKTSQEINHRLELERERERERMAIMSRLSGATSITLMEQERLKEQMFREHQERELELRRQYLERLQPYERERLSYEQKMRSMEAVFASAAYSPFARTISPMFNHHAAHHLPTGSKSNSPASLAPGIPPPLIPSASATVVHPPAPTGVPPRSHDSSPTSSKSKGYSPADSTSDLKDKRDSCSTDPDAHSR, from the exons ATGTTGCTTCCTTTTCGTGACCGAGAAAAGCCTGCAGCTGTTCCAGCTCCATCTGTTCTTCCACAGCCCAAG AAACAGGGCAGGTGGTGTGCTGTGCATGTGCGGGTGGCCTGGGAGatctaccaccaccagcaaaaGCAACAGCAGGAGGCTGCCACTGGACCTGGGCCTGCCACCAAGCCAGCTGATAAGCCAGGTGATCCTCTGAGAGGGGACCCATTGAGGGGCGACCCTTTGAGAGGAGACCCGCTCAAGGGGGATCCTCTCCGCCACAGTAACCATCTTCTGCCTGGTGCAGCACTGCCACGCCCTCCGGACCTTCAGGCAGCTGGCCCCGCTGCTCTGCTTG CATCCAGTCACAGTCGAGCCCTTGAGGCACTTCCTCACCACAGTACCTCCTTCTTCTCACCAGGTCCTTTAG GTCTGCCACCTTTTCCTCGACCTGCACCCTGCCCACCATCCATGATCGGACTTGGATTCGGTGGACTAGGTAAGG GAGGCTTGTTGGGTCGTGACCTTCCAAATCCAGCCTTGACCTCACCTCACGAGTGGAATAGGTTACATCGCACTCCACCTTCCTTCCCTGTATGGCCAAAGCCAGACTTGGAgcgggagaaagagaaagaaagagaagctgagCGAGAGCGTGAGAGAGAACGAGAACAAGAGCGAGAACGAGATCTCCgcagagaggaagaaagagaaag AGAGCAGAGGTTAGCCAGTCAGAGGCTGGAAGAGCGAACTCGGTACAAAGACTCTGATTTATCGCAGCCATCAGCACGACCAAGATCACGATCACCTTTACGTAACGGTCGTCTAGACTCCAGCAAATCGGACCTTACTGGTGGAGTGGATCGTCGTCTTGATGAGAAAGTTGTATCAGCGGTGAaggtgaaagaagaaagaagagaggaagaactgTTGCAGGCAGAGCGTGACAAGATGATGCAAAACTCATATCTTGGCCTTGCTGGCCACCATCTCCCACCGCACTCAGTGGGGCCTCCACTTGGATTTACTCTTCTAGATCGTACACGCATGGTTCCGCCTCCACATACCTACCTGCCAGGGCTTGATCCTCGACCAGCCATGTCATCTCCTGCCATGTGGAATCCATTTGACAAGACGTCACAAGAGATCAACCACAGACTGGAGCtggagagagaacgagagagggagagaatggcCATCATGTCCCGGTTGTCTGGTGCCACCTCTATTACACTTATGGAGCAGGAGCGACTGAAAGAGCAGATGTTCCGCGAGCATCAGGAGCGAGAGCTGGAGCTTCGCAGGCAATATCTGGAACGCCTGCAGCCATATGAACGCGAACGCCTGTCATACGAGCAGAAGATGCGCTCCATGGAGGCTGTTTTTGCTTCGGCCGCCTACAGTCCATTTGCACGCACGATCTCGCCAATGTTCAACCATCATGCCGCCCATCACCTGCCCACCGGCAGCAAGAGCAATTCACCTGCTTCTCTTGCCCCGGGGATTCCCCCCCCTTTGATACCTTCTGCCAGTGCCACGGTTGTGCATCCACCTGCTCCCACTGGGGTGCCCCCTCGAAGCCATGACAGTTCACCCACCTCTAGCAAGTCCAAGGGCTACAGCCCTGCTGACAGTACCAGTGATCTCAAGGACAAGCGAGATTCGTGTTCCACAGACCCGGATGCACATTCACGGTAG